A genomic stretch from Glaciecola nitratireducens FR1064 includes:
- a CDS encoding alpha/beta hydrolase produces MVNLKTILVFFLMLSVHSINAAPAVKITIDADGHPMALWEKTVDNPKGFILFHHGRTWSALPDFDLQVKGEELSMMDGFNQMGYSVWALDARGYGETPRDATGWNTPDRAAKDIAIVLEWLAKKNGEKTHLWGWSMGSMLGQLAAQKYPDNMASLILFGYPLTLGYQYSENIIKDAPPREANTAVNAASDFITPGSISQTAIDEYVRHSLEADPFRADWHYTHQYNQLDAKNVSVPVLLLQAEFDPLAKTDMHAKAFSEFPNADKQWVVLKGGDHAALLETPRAKMIASTVGFIEWLEK; encoded by the coding sequence ATGGTAAATTTAAAAACGATATTGGTGTTCTTTTTAATGCTATCGGTGCACAGCATAAATGCTGCGCCGGCAGTAAAGATAACCATAGATGCAGACGGCCATCCTATGGCACTTTGGGAAAAAACCGTCGATAACCCAAAAGGCTTCATTCTTTTTCATCATGGTAGAACGTGGAGTGCACTTCCTGATTTCGATTTACAGGTTAAAGGTGAAGAACTCTCAATGATGGATGGCTTTAATCAAATGGGGTATAGCGTTTGGGCACTTGATGCTAGGGGATATGGTGAAACTCCTCGGGACGCCACTGGCTGGAATACGCCTGATCGCGCAGCAAAAGATATAGCCATTGTGCTTGAATGGCTTGCTAAAAAGAACGGTGAAAAGACGCATCTTTGGGGCTGGTCGATGGGTTCCATGCTCGGGCAACTGGCTGCTCAAAAATACCCAGATAATATGGCGAGCCTTATATTATTTGGTTATCCGCTGACATTGGGCTATCAGTATTCTGAAAATATTATAAAAGATGCACCACCGCGTGAGGCTAATACCGCTGTTAATGCAGCGAGCGACTTTATTACCCCTGGCTCTATCAGTCAAACAGCGATAGATGAATATGTAAGACATTCTTTAGAGGCCGATCCGTTCAGGGCTGACTGGCATTATACCCATCAATATAATCAATTGGATGCAAAGAACGTTTCTGTTCCAGTATTGTTGCTTCAGGCTGAATTTGATCCACTCGCAAAAACTGACATGCATGCAAAGGCATTCTCTGAATTTCCTAACGCAGATAAACAATGGGTAGTTTTAAAAGGGGGCGATCACGCTGCACTTTTAGAAACGCCTAGAGCAAAAATGATTGCTTCCACTGTTGGGTTTATTGAGTGGTTGGAAAAATAA
- a CDS encoding MBL fold metallo-hydrolase yields MKTIIALFLVTAFSHTFLQAHAVAESSFTMLLNKSSSETLSSNNADELTPFNIAPPIAINSRSTVMQLKQATVFIDPVGAQIDYRRFGSPDIVVLTRAAPSHLNIDTMIGMLRRNTIVLAPQAVIDQLPLMIANNVITPFDAGTTQQVRGIVFRALDRSEKMPADVYVQERERGDIGVVMEVDGESIYF; encoded by the coding sequence ATGAAAACGATAATTGCGCTATTTTTAGTAACAGCTTTTAGTCATACATTTCTCCAAGCCCATGCGGTCGCAGAATCTTCTTTCACTATGCTACTCAATAAAAGCTCGTCTGAAACGTTAAGCAGCAATAACGCTGATGAACTCACACCTTTCAATATAGCGCCACCAATTGCTATAAATAGCAGAAGTACTGTGATGCAGTTAAAGCAAGCGACAGTATTTATTGACCCTGTGGGAGCACAAATAGATTACCGTCGGTTTGGCAGCCCTGACATTGTGGTGTTAACTCGAGCTGCTCCTAGCCATTTGAATATCGATACAATGATTGGTATGTTGCGTCGCAACACTATTGTATTAGCACCACAGGCGGTCATAGACCAGCTACCATTAATGATAGCAAACAATGTCATTACGCCGTTTGACGCTGGAACAACACAGCAGGTGCGTGGCATTGTTTTTCGTGCGTTAGACCGTTCTGAAAAAATGCCAGCCGATGTTTATGTGCAAGAGCGTGAGAGAGGTGATATTGGAGTCGTGATGGAAGTTGACGGAGAAAGTATTTATTTTTAA
- a CDS encoding pyruvate carboxylase subunit B, whose protein sequence is MQSTGIWTFETNAITRLVEQAAHVGFSSLEIGGGQSYQIALQQGYNPYNILRIARTAVDKTGKTLPLQILLRGANQLGFKHYPKSLQQKNIDLLVDAGSTYDKTDSLIVRNFDALNDYENLRASIDYMVRKDLAAAQVNQALIAKGESPTAKRLHVQAALSYVRPKDFDALSCYSTDYYIAYAKKLMDIAEAAGGQLDSIAIKDMSGQLAPDCAKHLISALKALGLPVFLHCHSTDEAKATATQMLAVEAGIDGIEVAIAPLAGGTSHNDINYLIHGNTIQDIDTEALATLHTTMNDIYGNRVSERQDLKISLEALKRMVSIGVPGGAIPFILEDMSTQVCRMLNVTMETALDMFEQEIIAIQKQLGHVPLVTPTADIVAKQAINNLGNSARPTAYKVIDPRFCSLVLGLYGNVNNYATGDKIVPSDSLINEINDYCSNIEPDIDGKRINGVTVYPNPGRIATGKHPTQSAIEEDYDLFEDYVNELHRLYPHSSNNYGSHDECFVLHVMRPAGKTDRLLTKNILRPTEDRLRFILKVTLSLLPGNDIPESRDGKADEKTDSKLLNALGDYDGIVSTIQDLVLSGTKDTIRSRLYDKMAKIVEPICEESEDAQKNRYFVERRFLSLFASAVFWDLQRVCRRTGNSSRDDIEERTAFKLERIIAFTLRKRVVEGRGKAESFLS, encoded by the coding sequence ATGCAATCGACTGGAATATGGACATTTGAAACCAATGCAATTACTCGCTTAGTGGAGCAAGCTGCACATGTTGGTTTCAGCAGCTTAGAGATTGGCGGTGGCCAAAGCTATCAAATAGCACTGCAACAGGGATACAACCCCTACAACATTCTACGTATAGCCAGAACGGCAGTCGATAAAACAGGCAAAACGCTGCCACTTCAAATATTACTTCGCGGCGCTAATCAACTTGGATTTAAACATTACCCAAAGAGCTTGCAGCAAAAAAACATCGATTTACTGGTCGACGCTGGTAGCACCTACGATAAGACCGACTCCTTAATCGTCAGAAACTTTGATGCCTTAAATGACTATGAAAATTTGCGCGCATCTATAGATTACATGGTGCGTAAGGACTTAGCAGCAGCACAAGTAAACCAAGCACTTATCGCAAAAGGTGAAAGCCCCACAGCTAAACGATTACATGTTCAGGCAGCACTTTCTTATGTAAGGCCAAAAGATTTCGATGCACTTTCCTGCTATAGCACCGATTACTACATAGCCTACGCCAAAAAACTAATGGACATAGCAGAAGCTGCAGGAGGGCAACTAGACTCAATCGCTATCAAAGATATGAGCGGCCAGTTAGCACCGGACTGCGCAAAGCACCTGATCTCAGCATTAAAAGCCTTAGGCCTGCCTGTTTTCCTTCATTGCCACAGCACGGATGAGGCGAAAGCAACCGCCACACAAATGCTCGCCGTTGAAGCTGGTATCGATGGTATAGAAGTTGCGATTGCGCCATTAGCAGGAGGCACCTCGCATAACGATATCAACTATTTAATTCATGGCAATACTATACAAGATATTGACACCGAAGCGCTTGCAACACTGCATACCACCATGAATGACATCTATGGTAACCGCGTTAGCGAACGCCAAGATCTTAAAATATCGCTTGAAGCCCTGAAGCGTATGGTAAGCATCGGTGTGCCGGGTGGCGCAATTCCGTTTATCTTAGAAGATATGAGTACGCAAGTTTGTCGCATGCTTAATGTGACCATGGAAACTGCACTGGATATGTTCGAGCAAGAAATCATTGCTATTCAAAAGCAGCTAGGCCATGTTCCATTGGTTACGCCAACGGCAGACATCGTCGCCAAACAAGCAATTAATAACCTTGGGAATTCAGCCAGACCAACTGCCTATAAAGTGATAGACCCGCGCTTTTGCTCTCTTGTTTTAGGGCTTTATGGCAATGTAAATAACTACGCTACTGGCGATAAGATTGTTCCTTCAGACAGTCTAATCAATGAAATTAACGACTACTGCAGTAATATCGAGCCTGATATCGATGGCAAACGTATCAACGGGGTTACGGTATATCCAAATCCAGGCCGCATCGCCACAGGTAAGCACCCTACCCAATCCGCAATTGAAGAAGATTACGATTTGTTCGAGGACTACGTAAACGAGCTCCATCGCCTCTACCCACATTCGTCAAATAATTACGGTAGTCATGATGAATGCTTCGTATTACATGTTATGCGCCCAGCGGGTAAAACTGACCGTTTGCTAACAAAAAATATTTTACGACCTACAGAAGACAGACTGCGCTTTATTCTTAAAGTGACACTCAGCCTGTTGCCGGGTAACGACATTCCCGAATCACGCGATGGCAAAGCGGACGAAAAGACCGACTCCAAGCTATTGAACGCTCTTGGCGACTACGATGGTATTGTCAGCACTATCCAAGACCTTGTTCTTTCCGGTACAAAAGACACTATTCGCTCGCGGCTTTATGACAAAATGGCAAAAATTGTCGAACCAATATGCGAAGAAAGTGAAGATGCACAAAAGAACCGCTATTTTGTTGAACGACGCTTTCTCTCGCTATTCGCGAGTGCGGTATTTTGGGATCTACAACGTGTATGTCGACGTACCGGTAACTCTTCTCGTGACGACATTGAAGAACGAACAGCGTTCAAGCTAGAGCGTATTATTGCATTCACATTGCGTAAACGCGTTGTTGAAGGTCGTGGCAAAGCGGAAAGTTTTTTAAGTTAA
- the gltX gene encoding glutamate--tRNA ligase — translation MTVVTRFAPSPTGYLHVGGARTALYSWLYAKSQGGEFVLRIEDTDLERSTDDAKQAILDGMEWLGLNHDKGPYYQTERFERYYEVIDELLEKGLAYKCFMSVAELDAIREEQEKKGEKPRYPGTWRDRTDHPEGQPFVVRFKTPLKGDVIINDHVRGEIRISNTELDDLIIKRTDGAPTYNFCVVVDDWDMGITHVVRGEDHINNTPRQINILNALGAPLPEYAHVSMILGDDGKKLSKRHGAVSVMQYRDDGYLPQAVLNYLVRLGWSHGDQEIFSIEEMIEHFSLDSISKSASAFNTEKLNWLNEHYIKTLPASEVAPYAKWHFDQQGIDCSNGPSLESVIDIQADRVTTLKELASISTYFYADFEEFDEKAAKKHLRLVAKEPLEAVKEALLAVDEWSPENIQSAINATAEKLEVGMGKIGMPLRVAATGSGNSPSLDVTLNLMKKEQIAQRIDKALVYIANRENS, via the coding sequence ATGACAGTGGTAACGCGTTTTGCTCCAAGTCCTACCGGTTATTTGCACGTTGGTGGTGCACGCACAGCTCTTTATTCTTGGTTGTATGCTAAAAGCCAAGGTGGCGAATTTGTATTAAGAATTGAAGATACAGATCTAGAGCGATCAACTGACGATGCAAAACAAGCCATTTTAGATGGTATGGAGTGGTTAGGCCTAAATCATGATAAAGGACCATATTATCAAACGGAACGTTTTGAACGTTATTACGAAGTTATTGATGAATTGCTGGAAAAAGGATTAGCGTATAAATGCTTCATGTCGGTTGCAGAACTTGACGCAATTCGTGAAGAGCAGGAAAAGAAAGGCGAGAAACCGCGTTATCCGGGTACTTGGCGTGACAGAACGGATCATCCAGAAGGTCAGCCATTTGTTGTGCGCTTCAAAACCCCCCTTAAAGGCGACGTGATTATCAACGACCACGTCCGCGGTGAAATACGTATTTCAAATACCGAACTTGATGATTTAATTATTAAGCGCACTGACGGCGCCCCAACATATAACTTTTGTGTGGTTGTTGATGATTGGGATATGGGGATTACTCATGTTGTAAGAGGTGAGGACCATATAAACAATACGCCACGTCAAATTAACATTCTTAATGCATTAGGTGCGCCTCTGCCTGAATATGCGCACGTGTCGATGATCTTAGGCGATGACGGTAAAAAGTTATCCAAGCGTCATGGTGCTGTCAGCGTAATGCAATACAGAGATGATGGTTACCTGCCGCAGGCAGTGTTAAATTATCTAGTGCGCCTAGGTTGGTCACATGGCGACCAAGAGATTTTCAGTATTGAAGAAATGATTGAACACTTTAGCTTAGATTCTATTAGTAAGTCGGCGAGTGCCTTTAATACAGAAAAGCTTAATTGGTTAAATGAGCATTATATAAAGACATTGCCGGCTTCTGAAGTCGCCCCGTACGCAAAATGGCACTTTGACCAACAGGGTATCGATTGTAGCAATGGACCGAGTTTAGAAAGCGTTATTGACATTCAAGCCGATCGCGTTACAACCTTAAAAGAATTAGCGTCAATTAGTACGTATTTTTATGCTGATTTTGAAGAGTTTGATGAAAAGGCAGCTAAGAAACATTTGCGTTTGGTTGCTAAAGAGCCACTCGAAGCAGTCAAAGAAGCATTGCTTGCGGTCGATGAATGGTCACCTGAAAATATACAGTCAGCTATTAATGCAACGGCAGAAAAATTGGAAGTAGGGATGGGTAAAATAGGCATGCCTTTGCGGGTTGCAGCAACTGGCTCGGGCAATTCTCCGTCTCTAGATGTGACCTTAAACCTGATGAAAAAGGAGCAAATTGCTCAAAGAATAGACAAGGCGCTCGTTTACATAGCAAATAGAGAAAATTCTTAA
- a CDS encoding tRNA-dihydrouridine synthase, whose amino-acid sequence MKIVLAPMEGVVDHLMRDMLTRVGGFDLCITEFIRVVEQTLPAKTFYRYCPELLNGAVTPAGVPVRVQLLGQHPQWLAENAVRAVELGSPGIDLNFGCPAKTVNKSKGGAVLLKEPETLYQIIKAVRDAVPKDQPVSAKIRLGFDDTSLALENADAITQAGADLLTIHARTKVDGYRPPAYWEWIAKIKEVTDIPIIANGEIWSAEDAILCQQRSGCQDLMLGRGALAMPNLAQTIKQSDAPMSWEQTKELLVSYSGYEIYSDKGRYYPNRIKQWFNYLKRQYPEAESMFVELRKLKHADDIVQMLTA is encoded by the coding sequence ATGAAAATTGTATTAGCTCCAATGGAAGGTGTCGTTGATCACCTTATGCGAGATATGCTAACCAGAGTTGGTGGCTTTGACCTGTGCATTACCGAATTTATTAGAGTTGTTGAACAAACCCTGCCTGCAAAAACTTTTTACCGTTATTGTCCTGAACTTTTAAATGGTGCTGTCACTCCGGCGGGCGTTCCTGTTAGAGTTCAATTGTTGGGTCAGCATCCACAGTGGCTAGCCGAAAATGCGGTGAGAGCGGTTGAATTAGGTTCTCCCGGAATCGATTTAAATTTTGGCTGCCCAGCAAAAACAGTGAATAAGAGTAAAGGTGGGGCGGTATTGTTAAAAGAGCCTGAAACGCTCTACCAAATTATTAAAGCCGTGCGCGATGCAGTGCCGAAAGATCAGCCGGTTAGCGCTAAAATACGCCTCGGATTCGATGACACATCACTGGCCTTAGAAAACGCCGATGCAATCACGCAAGCAGGCGCAGATTTATTAACTATCCATGCGAGAACGAAAGTGGATGGTTACAGGCCGCCCGCATATTGGGAATGGATTGCAAAGATTAAGGAAGTAACCGACATTCCAATTATTGCTAATGGCGAAATATGGAGTGCCGAGGACGCTATACTCTGCCAGCAGCGCAGCGGTTGCCAAGATTTAATGCTTGGTCGCGGCGCCCTCGCAATGCCTAATTTAGCGCAAACGATTAAGCAGAGCGATGCACCCATGTCATGGGAACAAACCAAGGAATTACTCGTTTCGTACTCTGGCTATGAAATTTACTCAGATAAGGGGCGCTATTACCCGAACCGGATAAAGCAGTGGTTTAACTACCTCAAAAGGCAATATCCTGAAGCGGAATCTATGTTTGTTGAACTGAGAAAGCTCAAACACGCGGATGATATTGTGCAAATGTTAACTGCCTAA
- a CDS encoding amidohydrolase, whose amino-acid sequence MLNTKHKLGLALAVSVALLTGCSSDKQEEKQKSVTGIDKNPFPSTYQKIDSKPIVITNVTILDGIGGKIEDGEILLRDGLIVQVGKSVSSPSGAIEIDGEGKWVTPGIIDNHSHLGVYPSPSTRSHADGNEVTSPVTPEVWAEHSIWPQDPGFQRALAGGVTSLQILPGSANLFGGRSVTVKNLPNRTIQDMKFPEAPYGIKMACGENPKRVYGEKGGPMTRMGNVAGYRKAWAEAQEYRTKWTDYETEVKAGGSPKAPKRDIGLDTLAGVLDGDIIVHMHCYRADDMGTMMDVMKEFNYKIGTFHHAVESYKIADKLAENKVCSAMWADWWGFKMEAYDGIKENIPMVHAANACAIVHSDSDLGIQRLNQEAAKAWADGKRAGIDISQADAWQWLSANPAKSLGIFDKTGSLEEGKNADVVLWSTDPFSTYAQADKVFIDGAMVYDRSNPESWPVSDFELGQIAEGDAK is encoded by the coding sequence ATGCTTAATACAAAACATAAACTCGGGCTTGCACTAGCTGTTTCAGTTGCTTTGCTAACTGGTTGCAGCAGCGACAAGCAAGAGGAAAAACAAAAAAGTGTAACGGGTATCGATAAAAATCCATTCCCAAGTACTTATCAAAAAATTGATAGTAAGCCGATAGTGATTACAAATGTCACTATTCTTGACGGTATTGGCGGGAAAATAGAAGACGGCGAGATACTGCTCAGAGATGGCCTTATTGTACAAGTCGGTAAAAGTGTGAGTTCACCATCCGGTGCTATTGAGATTGATGGCGAAGGCAAGTGGGTTACGCCGGGTATCATCGATAACCACAGTCACTTAGGGGTTTACCCTTCACCATCTACGCGTTCGCATGCTGATGGCAACGAAGTAACCTCTCCAGTGACGCCTGAAGTTTGGGCAGAACATTCGATTTGGCCACAGGACCCTGGATTTCAGCGAGCACTTGCTGGCGGTGTCACTTCCTTACAAATCCTTCCAGGTTCAGCTAATTTATTTGGCGGACGCAGCGTTACGGTGAAAAACTTACCGAACAGAACGATACAGGACATGAAGTTTCCTGAAGCGCCTTACGGAATTAAAATGGCTTGTGGTGAAAACCCGAAGCGTGTTTATGGTGAAAAGGGCGGTCCGATGACTCGTATGGGCAATGTGGCTGGCTATCGTAAGGCGTGGGCTGAAGCCCAAGAGTATCGGACGAAATGGACTGATTATGAAACTGAAGTCAAAGCGGGTGGTTCACCGAAAGCGCCAAAAAGAGATATAGGATTAGATACGCTTGCTGGTGTACTCGACGGTGATATCATTGTTCATATGCATTGTTACCGTGCGGATGACATGGGCACCATGATGGATGTTATGAAAGAGTTCAACTATAAGATAGGGACCTTTCATCACGCGGTAGAATCTTACAAGATTGCCGACAAGTTAGCCGAAAACAAAGTTTGCTCTGCAATGTGGGCTGACTGGTGGGGCTTCAAGATGGAAGCTTATGACGGCATAAAAGAAAATATTCCGATGGTACACGCTGCAAATGCCTGTGCAATTGTGCATTCTGACAGTGATCTTGGTATCCAACGTTTAAATCAGGAAGCTGCGAAGGCTTGGGCTGATGGAAAACGTGCTGGTATCGATATTAGTCAAGCCGATGCTTGGCAATGGTTGTCAGCTAACCCGGCTAAGTCACTTGGTATTTTTGATAAAACCGGTTCATTAGAAGAAGGTAAAAATGCAGATGTCGTTTTATGGAGCACGGATCCATTCTCGACTTACGCACAAGCAGATAAAGTATTTATAGACGGTGCGATGGTTTATGACCGCAGTAACCCGGAGTCATGGCCTGTGAGTGATTTTGAGTTAGGACAAATTGCTGAAGGAGATGCAAAATGA
- a CDS encoding amidohydrolase family protein translates to MSLFNKVALASSIAIGLSLSAAAFAENIAIVGAKIHTVSAAGVIEDGTVLIKDGRIQQVIEGSDVPSGYREIDAKGKVVTPGFIGAATSLGLVEVSSSAGTVDARTEPHPISTVGAALDVQYALNNDSTLIPITRVEGFTSAATGLGSTEQLFLGQGAFITLASTYQPVMKAKAFMKLDVSNAGANDSGGSRAALWVAVNQAFDEAKFAKSYAMNPSADWLGLTTMADAKSLIPVLDGNIPLVVTADRAADIIQVVALKQRYSGLNIILASGKEAWRVADELAKSNIAVILDPESNLPGGFDQLGATLQNAARLHKAGVIVAVGMDTHNIRLATQHTGNAVANGLPHSAGIAALTINVAKMFGMDDQVGSLEPGKLADLVIWSGDPLEVTEAAEQVFIQGEQIDMSSRQTKLRDRYLKRDAEKPVAYTRP, encoded by the coding sequence ATGAGTTTATTTAACAAAGTAGCGCTAGCCTCAAGCATCGCCATCGGTCTTAGCTTAAGTGCAGCAGCATTTGCTGAGAATATTGCTATTGTCGGCGCTAAAATCCACACCGTTTCTGCTGCTGGTGTTATTGAAGATGGGACTGTATTGATTAAAGACGGTCGTATTCAACAAGTCATCGAGGGAAGCGATGTACCTAGCGGATATCGTGAAATTGACGCAAAAGGTAAAGTGGTCACGCCTGGCTTTATTGGTGCTGCTACTTCATTAGGTTTGGTTGAAGTAAGCTCTTCTGCTGGAACGGTGGATGCGCGAACAGAACCTCACCCTATATCAACTGTTGGTGCGGCTTTGGACGTACAATATGCACTTAACAACGATTCAACGTTGATACCCATTACCCGAGTTGAAGGCTTCACATCCGCAGCAACGGGATTAGGAAGTACCGAACAATTATTTTTAGGTCAGGGTGCATTTATTACTTTGGCCAGCACTTATCAACCGGTCATGAAAGCAAAAGCCTTCATGAAGTTAGATGTGAGTAACGCTGGTGCAAATGACAGTGGTGGTAGCAGAGCCGCACTGTGGGTTGCCGTAAATCAGGCCTTCGATGAAGCAAAATTCGCGAAGTCCTATGCGATGAATCCAAGCGCGGATTGGCTTGGTTTGACGACTATGGCAGATGCAAAGTCACTCATTCCGGTGCTTGATGGCAACATACCTTTAGTTGTTACTGCAGACCGTGCGGCTGATATTATTCAAGTAGTGGCACTTAAGCAACGCTACTCTGGTTTGAATATTATATTAGCAAGTGGCAAAGAAGCCTGGCGTGTTGCTGATGAATTAGCTAAAAGCAATATAGCTGTTATTCTCGATCCGGAATCAAATTTACCCGGTGGATTTGATCAGCTTGGCGCAACCTTGCAAAACGCAGCTAGACTGCATAAAGCAGGGGTTATAGTTGCTGTAGGCATGGATACTCATAACATACGTCTTGCAACCCAACACACCGGAAATGCTGTTGCTAATGGTTTACCGCACTCCGCTGGTATTGCCGCATTAACGATTAATGTCGCTAAGATGTTTGGTATGGACGACCAAGTTGGTAGCTTAGAGCCGGGCAAATTAGCTGATCTTGTTATTTGGTCAGGCGATCCGCTTGAAGTGACCGAAGCGGCTGAGCAAGTATTTATTCAAGGTGAGCAAATTGATATGAGCTCTCGTCAAACAAAACTGCGCGACCGTTATTTAAAACGCGATGCTGAAAAGCCGGTTGCTTATACCAGACCCTAG